From one Amaranthus tricolor cultivar Red isolate AtriRed21 chromosome 17, ASM2621246v1, whole genome shotgun sequence genomic stretch:
- the LOC130804629 gene encoding CBL-interacting serine/threonine-protein kinase 25-like: MEGKVLFSKYELEKLLGEGNFGKVYKAKNLTTLEIVAIKMINKDEVKKHGMIEQVKKEIQVMSHVKHPNIIELKEVMATKTKIYLVLEYVGGGDLYTKIVENGKFDENLARKIFQQLIIALDFCHYHGVCHRDLKLENVLMDSNGEDLKICDFGLATFLGGHEQNYDFEDVLLYTACGAIAYMAPEIIRGDRYDGKKCDIWSCGVILYTLLVGYPPFQDESRTRMLWKIRVGKFDFPLGFSKEVEDLIKKILVPNPSERIVMLDIMQHPWFTKGLNRSCENDYSNLFCSSPISSFNAFDFVSSMGSGLDLSGLFESTHKRKLSSLFVSKCSTKEVVKKVEIMAKELKYEARKEKESRVVLRGEVGRRGRLVVVVEVFRVSSEVNIIEFTKRVGDSIEYLKFMEEEVRPAMKDVVWKWQGEWSIVKKNSGGNVISFPKWKWC, from the coding sequence ATGGAAGGTAAAGTACTTTTTAGCAAATATGAGCTAGAAAAACTCTTAGGAGAAGGAAATTTTGGAAAAGTTTATAAGGCAAAAAACCTCACAACATTAGAAATAGTTGCCATaaaaatgatcaacaaagatgaaGTGAAGAAACATGGTATGATAGAACAAGTTAAGAAGGAAATCCAAGTTATGTCTCATGTTAAACACCCTAATATCATTGAGCTTAAAGAAGTTATGGCTACAAAAACTAAGATATATTTAGTATTGGAATATGTTGGGGGTGGTGATTTATATACTAAAATTGTCGAAAatggaaagtttgatgaaaatCTTGCTAGGAAGATCTTCCAACAATTGATCATAGCCCTTGATTTTTGCCATTATCATGGTGTTTGTCACCGCGATCTTAAGCTCGAAAACGTTTTAATGGACTCAAATGGTGAAGATTTGAAGATTTGTGATTTTGGGTTAGCAACATTTCTTGGTGGGCATGAgcaaaattatgattttgagGATGTTCTTCTTTATACTGCTTGTGGTGCAATTGCTTATATGGCACCTGAAATTATAAGGGGTGATAGGTATGATGGAAAAAAGTGTGATATTTGGTCATGTGGGGTCATTTTGTACACTTTACTTGTGGGTTATCCACCTTTTCAAGATGAAAGTAGAACAAGAATGTTGTGGAAAATTAGGGTCGGGAAATTTGATTTTCCATTAGGGTTCTCTAAGGAAGTTGAAGATTTGATTAAAAAGATTTTGGTACCAAACCCTAGTGAAAGAATTGTTATGTTAGATATTATGCAACATCCTTGGTTTACAAAAGGGTTGAATAGATCATGTGAAAATGAttattcaaatttgttttgttcttCTCCTATATCTTCTTTTAATGCCTTTGATTTTGTGTCATCAATGGGTTCGGGTTTGGATCTATCGGGTTTATTTGAGAGTACTCATAAGAGAAAACTCAGTTCATTGTTCGTGTCCAAGTGTTCGACTAAAGAAGTTGTTAAGAAAGTGGAGATTATGGCAAAAGAGTTGAAGTATGAAGCAAGAAAAGAGAAAGAGTCAAGGGTGGTTTTGAGAGGTGAAGTGGGTAGACGAGGGCGGTTGGTGGTGGTTGTTGAGGTGTTTCGAGTGTCGTCCGAGGTTAACATTATTGAGTTTACTAAGAGGGTAGGGGATTCTATTGAATACTTGAAGTTTATGGAGGAAGAAGTAAGGCCGGCAATGAAGGATGTTGTTTGGAAATGGCAAGGAGAATGGTCTATTGTGAAGAAAAATAGTGGTGGGAATGTAATAAGTTTTCCTAAGTGGAAGTGGTGTTAG
- the LOC130804630 gene encoding sister chromatid cohesion protein PDS5 homolog C-like isoform X2: protein MTLTGKEIEIQLIKYGDQLLAPSLTVSELLASLDRVESLLTRVEQSPSESMKKALSPLMIALVANELLRHSDNDVKVAVASCINEIMRITAPDAPYEDDQMKEVFQLIVSSFEKLDEKSSLSYLKRTSILDTVAKVRSCVVMLDLECDALILDMFKNFFRTIRSDHPETIFNSMATIMTLVLNESEEISVDLLSSILAVLKIENKDVLPIARQLGENVIKQCASKLKPYLAPALKSLGTTIDDYTKAVSEVLQVESEANDSQHAMAASKNAVGLHVMDDKPRSVDVVATTVGSSKSVVSNDKLQKVTKEDTSAGNDDSKEESHEALLEKSEPEPSKANVQNSEAEKLIKSRMKPDKAGRRKGKKKKSSKSSSEPSETSIVNAKEGVEMPEIQEKDVKNVDNEQSEVPVTDAAEPVENKKDLEDPVPSPKKYDEPVNVPSLFPGGEPNDETCLKKAEPEKKDKSGEDVPVGNAYLKKEPHSKKSSEGASVSESKSKRTGKKVPSAADKEDGILNVAHVSKKEDQKISELNAKSAKKLGKKTEVGNQHEEQKNQGQVKVTHAKNLTNSSSKDEGKLLLKSVGSMKSAAKSAKDEGDIDEASKSSSKRKRSSQKKGPKYGEEMVGIRVMIWWPDDKKFYEGSIEHFDHSTGKHKVVYTDGDVEFLKLERQKWKQILEDPVPDEKLSSDGESPDEATEMPKSKKAKMSPALAKQGKSESSAKKAGASTSKSKAPSKSQSKQKDNSESDNAKDKTLKSIGKSEENKSGKSSTKTSNSTPKSSAKFKDNDDMETSKGGSKSKQETLKDASKSKGKSTTKSGGKPNDNSKLKTGSTAEKKETGDIESSPKRAKPSENSKVKSPSKSQKSSNKRKRSTKG, encoded by the exons ATGACGTTAACGGGAAAAGAGATTGAGATTCAGCTTATTAAATATGGTGACCAGCTTCTCGCTCCTTCTCTCACAGTTTCGGAGTTGCTTGCTTCACTTGAT AGAGTTGAAAGCTTACTCACCCGAGTTGAACAGTCACCATCCGAATCAATGAAGAAAGCTCTCTCTCCGTTAATGATAGCTCTGGTCGCTAATGAGCTTTTAAGACATTCGGATAATGATGTGAAAGTTGCTGTTGCTTCATGTATCAATGAGATTATGAGGATTACAGCTCCAGATGCACCTTATGAAGATGATCAAATGAAG GAGGTGTTCCAGTTGATTGTATCTTCTTTTGAGAAGCTGGATGAGAAATCCAGCCTCTCTTACCTCAAGAGAACGTCCATCCTTGATACAGTGGCAAAAGTCAGATCATGTGTGGTGATGTTGGATCTGGAATGTGATGCTTTAATTCTGGATATGTTTAAGAACTTCTTTAGAACAATTAG GAGTGATCATCCTGaaactatttttaattctatGGCGACAATAATGACCCTTGTCTTGAACGAAAGTGAGGAGATATCAGTGGATCTTCTTTCGTCTATATTAGCCGTCCTGAAAATAGAGAATAAG GATGTCCTGCCTATTGCTCGCCAGCTTGGAGAGAATGTGATTAAACAGTGTGCTAGCAAGCTTAAACCTTATCTGGCACCAGCTTTGAAGTCTCTTGGTACTACTATAGACGATTATACTAAGGCTGTGTCAGAAGTTTTGCAAGTCGAAAGTGAAGCTAATGATTCACAGCATGCAATGGCTGCAAGCAAAAATGCA GTTGGATTGCATGTCATGGATGATAAACCTCGTTCTGTAGATGTTGTTGCTACTACTGTCGGGTCCTCAAAGTCTGTTGTGAGCAATGATAAGCTACAGAAAGTTACTAAAGAAGATACGTCTGCTGGAAATGATGATTCCAAGGAAGAAAGTCATGAAGCTCTTCTTGAAAAATCAGAACCAGAACCAAGCAAGGCTAACGTTCAGAATTCAGAAGCTGAAAAACTCATAAAGTCACGAATGAAGCCTGATAAAGCTGGCAGACGTAaagggaagaaaaaaaaatcttctaAGAGCTCTTCTGAACCTTCTGAAACTTCTATTGTGAATGCAAAGGAGGGAGTTGAAATGCCTGAGATTCAAGAAAAAGATGTTAAGAATGTTGACAATGAACAGAGTGAGGTGCCTGTCACAGATGCTGCAGAGCCAGTTGAAAACAAGAAAGATCTGGAAGACCCAGTCCCCTCTCCTAAAAAATATGACGAGCCTGTTAATGTTCCCTCTCTCTTTCCTGGCGGAGAACCTAATGATGAAACTTGTTTGAAAAAGGCCGAACCTGAAAAGAAGGATAAATCTGGTGAAGATGTGCCAGTGGGTAATGCTTATTTGAAAAAGGAACCTCATTCCAAAAAGTCTTCTGAAGGAGCTAGTGTGTCAGAGTCCAAGTCTAAGCGCACAGGGAAAAAGGTACCTTCTGCAGCTGACAAGGAAGATGGCATACTGAATGTTGCTCATGTGTCAAAGAAGGAAGATCAAAAGATAAGTGAGTTGAATGCTAAATCAGCAAAGAAGTTGGGCAAAAAGACTGAAGTTGGTAACCAGCATGAAGAACAGAAAAACCAAGGACAGGTGAAAGTAACCCATGCAAAGAATCTTACAAATAGTTCATCTAAGGACGAGGGGAAGCTATTGCTA AAGTCTGTTGGTTCTATGAAGTCTGCTGCAAAATCTGCCAAAGATGAAGGTGATATAGATGAAGCGTCTAAGTCAAGTTCCAAAAGAAAGCGTTCCAGCCAAAAAAAG GGACCGAAATATGGGGAGGAAATGGTTGGCATAAGGGTCATGATTTGGTGGCCTGATGACAAGAA GTTTTATGAAGGGTCTATTGAACACTTTGATCATTCTACTGGAAAGCATAAG GTTGTTTATACTGATGGTGATGTGGAGTTTCTGAAGCTCGAGAGGCAGAAGTGGAAACAGATCCTAGAAGATCCCGTGCCTGATGAG AAGCTTTCAAGTGATGGTGAAAGTCCTGATGAAGCCACTGAAAT GCCAAAATCTAAGAAAGCTAAGATGAGTCCTGCCCTTGCAAAACAAGGGAAGAGTGAATCCTCGGCTAAAAA GGCCGGAGCTTCGACCAGCAAATCTAAAGCTCCATCCAAGTCTCAGAGTAAACAAAAGGATAATAGTGAATCAGATAATGCAAAAGACAAAACTTTGAAAAGTATTGGAAAATCCGAGGAGAATAAAAGTGGAAAATCTTCTACGAAGACATCTAACAGCACTCCTAAATCAAGCGCAAAATTCAAAGATAATGATGACATGGAGACGTCCAAGGGGGGCAGCAAGTCCAAGCAAGAAACACTTAAAGACGCTTCGAAGTCAAAGGGTAAATCTACTACAAAGAGTGGCGGTAAACCAAACGACAACAGCAAACTGAAAACTGGTTCAACTGCAGAGAAGAAAGAGACCGGGGACATTGAATCATCGCCCAAACGTGCAAAACCGTCTGAAAATTCAAAGGTCAAGTCTCCATCAAAGTCCCAAAAGAGTTCGAACAAGAGAAAAAGAAGTACAAAAGGCTAA
- the LOC130804630 gene encoding sister chromatid cohesion protein PDS5 homolog C-like isoform X1 codes for MTLTGKEIEIQLIKYGDQLLAPSLTVSELLASLDRVESLLTRVEQSPSESMKKALSPLMIALVANELLRHSDNDVKVAVASCINEIMRITAPDAPYEDDQMKEVFQLIVSSFEKLDEKSSLSYLKRTSILDTVAKVRSCVVMLDLECDALILDMFKNFFRTIRSDHPETIFNSMATIMTLVLNESEEISVDLLSSILAVLKIENKDVLPIARQLGENVIKQCASKLKPYLAPALKSLGTTIDDYTKAVSEVLQVESEANDSQHAMAASKNANEKNNVAKEVSEKAIAVGLHVMDDKPRSVDVVATTVGSSKSVVSNDKLQKVTKEDTSAGNDDSKEESHEALLEKSEPEPSKANVQNSEAEKLIKSRMKPDKAGRRKGKKKKSSKSSSEPSETSIVNAKEGVEMPEIQEKDVKNVDNEQSEVPVTDAAEPVENKKDLEDPVPSPKKYDEPVNVPSLFPGGEPNDETCLKKAEPEKKDKSGEDVPVGNAYLKKEPHSKKSSEGASVSESKSKRTGKKVPSAADKEDGILNVAHVSKKEDQKISELNAKSAKKLGKKTEVGNQHEEQKNQGQVKVTHAKNLTNSSSKDEGKLLLKSVGSMKSAAKSAKDEGDIDEASKSSSKRKRSSQKKGPKYGEEMVGIRVMIWWPDDKKFYEGSIEHFDHSTGKHKVVYTDGDVEFLKLERQKWKQILEDPVPDEKLSSDGESPDEATEMPKSKKAKMSPALAKQGKSESSAKKAGASTSKSKAPSKSQSKQKDNSESDNAKDKTLKSIGKSEENKSGKSSTKTSNSTPKSSAKFKDNDDMETSKGGSKSKQETLKDASKSKGKSTTKSGGKPNDNSKLKTGSTAEKKETGDIESSPKRAKPSENSKVKSPSKSQKSSNKRKRSTKG; via the exons ATGACGTTAACGGGAAAAGAGATTGAGATTCAGCTTATTAAATATGGTGACCAGCTTCTCGCTCCTTCTCTCACAGTTTCGGAGTTGCTTGCTTCACTTGAT AGAGTTGAAAGCTTACTCACCCGAGTTGAACAGTCACCATCCGAATCAATGAAGAAAGCTCTCTCTCCGTTAATGATAGCTCTGGTCGCTAATGAGCTTTTAAGACATTCGGATAATGATGTGAAAGTTGCTGTTGCTTCATGTATCAATGAGATTATGAGGATTACAGCTCCAGATGCACCTTATGAAGATGATCAAATGAAG GAGGTGTTCCAGTTGATTGTATCTTCTTTTGAGAAGCTGGATGAGAAATCCAGCCTCTCTTACCTCAAGAGAACGTCCATCCTTGATACAGTGGCAAAAGTCAGATCATGTGTGGTGATGTTGGATCTGGAATGTGATGCTTTAATTCTGGATATGTTTAAGAACTTCTTTAGAACAATTAG GAGTGATCATCCTGaaactatttttaattctatGGCGACAATAATGACCCTTGTCTTGAACGAAAGTGAGGAGATATCAGTGGATCTTCTTTCGTCTATATTAGCCGTCCTGAAAATAGAGAATAAG GATGTCCTGCCTATTGCTCGCCAGCTTGGAGAGAATGTGATTAAACAGTGTGCTAGCAAGCTTAAACCTTATCTGGCACCAGCTTTGAAGTCTCTTGGTACTACTATAGACGATTATACTAAGGCTGTGTCAGAAGTTTTGCAAGTCGAAAGTGAAGCTAATGATTCACAGCATGCAATGGCTGCAAGCAAAAATGCA AATGAGAAGAACAATGTGGCTAAAGAGGTTTCTGAAAAGGCAATAGCA GTTGGATTGCATGTCATGGATGATAAACCTCGTTCTGTAGATGTTGTTGCTACTACTGTCGGGTCCTCAAAGTCTGTTGTGAGCAATGATAAGCTACAGAAAGTTACTAAAGAAGATACGTCTGCTGGAAATGATGATTCCAAGGAAGAAAGTCATGAAGCTCTTCTTGAAAAATCAGAACCAGAACCAAGCAAGGCTAACGTTCAGAATTCAGAAGCTGAAAAACTCATAAAGTCACGAATGAAGCCTGATAAAGCTGGCAGACGTAaagggaagaaaaaaaaatcttctaAGAGCTCTTCTGAACCTTCTGAAACTTCTATTGTGAATGCAAAGGAGGGAGTTGAAATGCCTGAGATTCAAGAAAAAGATGTTAAGAATGTTGACAATGAACAGAGTGAGGTGCCTGTCACAGATGCTGCAGAGCCAGTTGAAAACAAGAAAGATCTGGAAGACCCAGTCCCCTCTCCTAAAAAATATGACGAGCCTGTTAATGTTCCCTCTCTCTTTCCTGGCGGAGAACCTAATGATGAAACTTGTTTGAAAAAGGCCGAACCTGAAAAGAAGGATAAATCTGGTGAAGATGTGCCAGTGGGTAATGCTTATTTGAAAAAGGAACCTCATTCCAAAAAGTCTTCTGAAGGAGCTAGTGTGTCAGAGTCCAAGTCTAAGCGCACAGGGAAAAAGGTACCTTCTGCAGCTGACAAGGAAGATGGCATACTGAATGTTGCTCATGTGTCAAAGAAGGAAGATCAAAAGATAAGTGAGTTGAATGCTAAATCAGCAAAGAAGTTGGGCAAAAAGACTGAAGTTGGTAACCAGCATGAAGAACAGAAAAACCAAGGACAGGTGAAAGTAACCCATGCAAAGAATCTTACAAATAGTTCATCTAAGGACGAGGGGAAGCTATTGCTA AAGTCTGTTGGTTCTATGAAGTCTGCTGCAAAATCTGCCAAAGATGAAGGTGATATAGATGAAGCGTCTAAGTCAAGTTCCAAAAGAAAGCGTTCCAGCCAAAAAAAG GGACCGAAATATGGGGAGGAAATGGTTGGCATAAGGGTCATGATTTGGTGGCCTGATGACAAGAA GTTTTATGAAGGGTCTATTGAACACTTTGATCATTCTACTGGAAAGCATAAG GTTGTTTATACTGATGGTGATGTGGAGTTTCTGAAGCTCGAGAGGCAGAAGTGGAAACAGATCCTAGAAGATCCCGTGCCTGATGAG AAGCTTTCAAGTGATGGTGAAAGTCCTGATGAAGCCACTGAAAT GCCAAAATCTAAGAAAGCTAAGATGAGTCCTGCCCTTGCAAAACAAGGGAAGAGTGAATCCTCGGCTAAAAA GGCCGGAGCTTCGACCAGCAAATCTAAAGCTCCATCCAAGTCTCAGAGTAAACAAAAGGATAATAGTGAATCAGATAATGCAAAAGACAAAACTTTGAAAAGTATTGGAAAATCCGAGGAGAATAAAAGTGGAAAATCTTCTACGAAGACATCTAACAGCACTCCTAAATCAAGCGCAAAATTCAAAGATAATGATGACATGGAGACGTCCAAGGGGGGCAGCAAGTCCAAGCAAGAAACACTTAAAGACGCTTCGAAGTCAAAGGGTAAATCTACTACAAAGAGTGGCGGTAAACCAAACGACAACAGCAAACTGAAAACTGGTTCAACTGCAGAGAAGAAAGAGACCGGGGACATTGAATCATCGCCCAAACGTGCAAAACCGTCTGAAAATTCAAAGGTCAAGTCTCCATCAAAGTCCCAAAAGAGTTCGAACAAGAGAAAAAGAAGTACAAAAGGCTAA
- the LOC130804630 gene encoding sister chromatid cohesion protein PDS5 homolog C-like isoform X3, with the protein MTLTGKEIEIQLIKYGDQLLAPSLTVSELLASLDRVESLLTRVEQSPSESMKKALSPLMIALVANELLRHSDNDVKVAVASCINEIMRITAPDAPYEDDQMKEVFQLIVSSFEKLDEKSSLSYLKRTSILDTVAKVRSCVVMLDLECDALILDMFKNFFRTIRSDHPETIFNSMATIMTLVLNESEEISVDLLSSILAVLKIENKDVLPIARQLGENVIKQCASKLKPYLAPALKSLGTTIDDYTKAVSEVLQVESEANDSQHAMAASKNANEKNNVAKEVSEKAIAVGLHVMDDKPRSVDVVATTVGSSKSVVSNDKLQKVTKEDTSAGNDDSKEESHEALLEKSEPEPSKANVQNSEAEKLIKSRMKPDKAGRRKGKKKKSSKSSSEPSETSIVNAKEGVEMPEIQEKDVKNVDNEQSEVPVTDAAEPVENKKDLEDPVPSPKKYDEPVNVPSLFPGGEPNDETCLKKAEPEKKDKSGEDVPVGNAYLKKEPHSKKSSEGASVSESKSKRTGKKVPSAADKEDGILNVAHVSKKEDQKISELNAKSAKKLGKKTEVGNQHEEQKNQGQKSVGSMKSAAKSAKDEGDIDEASKSSSKRKRSSQKKGPKYGEEMVGIRVMIWWPDDKKFYEGSIEHFDHSTGKHKVVYTDGDVEFLKLERQKWKQILEDPVPDEKLSSDGESPDEATEMPKSKKAKMSPALAKQGKSESSAKKAGASTSKSKAPSKSQSKQKDNSESDNAKDKTLKSIGKSEENKSGKSSTKTSNSTPKSSAKFKDNDDMETSKGGSKSKQETLKDASKSKGKSTTKSGGKPNDNSKLKTGSTAEKKETGDIESSPKRAKPSENSKVKSPSKSQKSSNKRKRSTKG; encoded by the exons ATGACGTTAACGGGAAAAGAGATTGAGATTCAGCTTATTAAATATGGTGACCAGCTTCTCGCTCCTTCTCTCACAGTTTCGGAGTTGCTTGCTTCACTTGAT AGAGTTGAAAGCTTACTCACCCGAGTTGAACAGTCACCATCCGAATCAATGAAGAAAGCTCTCTCTCCGTTAATGATAGCTCTGGTCGCTAATGAGCTTTTAAGACATTCGGATAATGATGTGAAAGTTGCTGTTGCTTCATGTATCAATGAGATTATGAGGATTACAGCTCCAGATGCACCTTATGAAGATGATCAAATGAAG GAGGTGTTCCAGTTGATTGTATCTTCTTTTGAGAAGCTGGATGAGAAATCCAGCCTCTCTTACCTCAAGAGAACGTCCATCCTTGATACAGTGGCAAAAGTCAGATCATGTGTGGTGATGTTGGATCTGGAATGTGATGCTTTAATTCTGGATATGTTTAAGAACTTCTTTAGAACAATTAG GAGTGATCATCCTGaaactatttttaattctatGGCGACAATAATGACCCTTGTCTTGAACGAAAGTGAGGAGATATCAGTGGATCTTCTTTCGTCTATATTAGCCGTCCTGAAAATAGAGAATAAG GATGTCCTGCCTATTGCTCGCCAGCTTGGAGAGAATGTGATTAAACAGTGTGCTAGCAAGCTTAAACCTTATCTGGCACCAGCTTTGAAGTCTCTTGGTACTACTATAGACGATTATACTAAGGCTGTGTCAGAAGTTTTGCAAGTCGAAAGTGAAGCTAATGATTCACAGCATGCAATGGCTGCAAGCAAAAATGCA AATGAGAAGAACAATGTGGCTAAAGAGGTTTCTGAAAAGGCAATAGCA GTTGGATTGCATGTCATGGATGATAAACCTCGTTCTGTAGATGTTGTTGCTACTACTGTCGGGTCCTCAAAGTCTGTTGTGAGCAATGATAAGCTACAGAAAGTTACTAAAGAAGATACGTCTGCTGGAAATGATGATTCCAAGGAAGAAAGTCATGAAGCTCTTCTTGAAAAATCAGAACCAGAACCAAGCAAGGCTAACGTTCAGAATTCAGAAGCTGAAAAACTCATAAAGTCACGAATGAAGCCTGATAAAGCTGGCAGACGTAaagggaagaaaaaaaaatcttctaAGAGCTCTTCTGAACCTTCTGAAACTTCTATTGTGAATGCAAAGGAGGGAGTTGAAATGCCTGAGATTCAAGAAAAAGATGTTAAGAATGTTGACAATGAACAGAGTGAGGTGCCTGTCACAGATGCTGCAGAGCCAGTTGAAAACAAGAAAGATCTGGAAGACCCAGTCCCCTCTCCTAAAAAATATGACGAGCCTGTTAATGTTCCCTCTCTCTTTCCTGGCGGAGAACCTAATGATGAAACTTGTTTGAAAAAGGCCGAACCTGAAAAGAAGGATAAATCTGGTGAAGATGTGCCAGTGGGTAATGCTTATTTGAAAAAGGAACCTCATTCCAAAAAGTCTTCTGAAGGAGCTAGTGTGTCAGAGTCCAAGTCTAAGCGCACAGGGAAAAAGGTACCTTCTGCAGCTGACAAGGAAGATGGCATACTGAATGTTGCTCATGTGTCAAAGAAGGAAGATCAAAAGATAAGTGAGTTGAATGCTAAATCAGCAAAGAAGTTGGGCAAAAAGACTGAAGTTGGTAACCAGCATGAAGAACAGAAAAACCAAGGACAG AAGTCTGTTGGTTCTATGAAGTCTGCTGCAAAATCTGCCAAAGATGAAGGTGATATAGATGAAGCGTCTAAGTCAAGTTCCAAAAGAAAGCGTTCCAGCCAAAAAAAG GGACCGAAATATGGGGAGGAAATGGTTGGCATAAGGGTCATGATTTGGTGGCCTGATGACAAGAA GTTTTATGAAGGGTCTATTGAACACTTTGATCATTCTACTGGAAAGCATAAG GTTGTTTATACTGATGGTGATGTGGAGTTTCTGAAGCTCGAGAGGCAGAAGTGGAAACAGATCCTAGAAGATCCCGTGCCTGATGAG AAGCTTTCAAGTGATGGTGAAAGTCCTGATGAAGCCACTGAAAT GCCAAAATCTAAGAAAGCTAAGATGAGTCCTGCCCTTGCAAAACAAGGGAAGAGTGAATCCTCGGCTAAAAA GGCCGGAGCTTCGACCAGCAAATCTAAAGCTCCATCCAAGTCTCAGAGTAAACAAAAGGATAATAGTGAATCAGATAATGCAAAAGACAAAACTTTGAAAAGTATTGGAAAATCCGAGGAGAATAAAAGTGGAAAATCTTCTACGAAGACATCTAACAGCACTCCTAAATCAAGCGCAAAATTCAAAGATAATGATGACATGGAGACGTCCAAGGGGGGCAGCAAGTCCAAGCAAGAAACACTTAAAGACGCTTCGAAGTCAAAGGGTAAATCTACTACAAAGAGTGGCGGTAAACCAAACGACAACAGCAAACTGAAAACTGGTTCAACTGCAGAGAAGAAAGAGACCGGGGACATTGAATCATCGCCCAAACGTGCAAAACCGTCTGAAAATTCAAAGGTCAAGTCTCCATCAAAGTCCCAAAAGAGTTCGAACAAGAGAAAAAGAAGTACAAAAGGCTAA